A single genomic interval of Lepidochelys kempii isolate rLepKem1 chromosome 13, rLepKem1.hap2, whole genome shotgun sequence harbors:
- the LOC140897048 gene encoding olfactory receptor 10A7-like gives MDRAADGNQTALAEFILMGFGDLHEMQILLFVLFLAVYIMTLAGNILILAIISYSRSLHTPMYFFLGNFSFLEIWYTASTTPKMLRTLLTAHEAISFFGCITQFYFFSSMAITECFLLAVMSYDRYVAICSPLRYMAIMNSKVCLQMAAGSWISGFLTPILTTVLTFRLPFCASNEIDHFFCDLAPVIKLSCADAHVAKTITFIMASVVTMVPFLLTVVSYANILSTILRVPSTMGKQKAFSTCSSHLIVVTLFYGTLGIIYAVPTASQSPGLNKMFSLLYTVITPMVNPIIYSLRNKEVKEALRKIISKRPNWLSPLVTGGQVRVHQEDP, from the coding sequence ATGGACAGAGCAGCAGACGGAAATCAGACAGCCCTTGCAGAGTTCATCTTGATGGGATTTGGGGATCTTCATGAGATGCAGATCCTTCTCTTTGTGCTATTTCTAGCTGTCTACATCATGACATTAGCTGGCAACATCCTCATATTGGCCATCATCTCATACAGCCGGAGCCTGCACACCCCGatgtacttcttcctgggaaATTTTTCCTTCCTCGAGATCTGGTACACCGCTTCTACCACCCCCAAGATGCTAAGAACTTTACTTACTGCACACGAAGCAATCTCCTTCTTTGGCTGCATTACCCAGTTTTATTTCTTCAGTTCCATGGCTATCACTGAGTGTTTTCTCCTGGCGGTGATGTCTTATGACCGGTACGTAGCCATCTGCAGCCCACTCCGTTACATGGCCATCATGAACTCCAAGGTTTGCCTGCAGATGGCAGCAGGTTCTTGGATAAGTGGGTTCCTGACTCCCATACTAACCACTGTCTTGACCTTCAGGTTGCCATTCTGTGCCTCCAATGAAATCGACCATTTCTTCTGCGACCTAGCACCGGTCATAAAGCTCTCCTGTGCTGACGCCCATGTGGCCAAGACAATCACATTCATCATGGCCTCTGTTGTGACCATGGTCCCATTTCTGCTGACTGTAGTATCCTATGCCAACATCCTGTCCACCATTCTCAGGGTCCCTTCTACCATGGGGAAACagaaagccttctccacctgctcctcCCATCTCATCGTGGTGACCTTGTTCTATGGGACCTTGGGCATTATTTATGCGGTTCCCACGGCCAGCCAGTCTCCAGgcctaaataaaatgttttccctGCTGTACACGGTGATTACCCCTATGGTTAACCCCATTATATACAGTCTGAGAAACAAGGAGGTCAAAGAAGCTCTGAGGAAAATTATAAGTAAAAGGCCTAATTGGCTGTCTCCATTAGTAACTGGAGGCCAAGTGAGGGTTCATCAAGAAGACCCATAA